A stretch of the Papaver somniferum cultivar HN1 chromosome 6, ASM357369v1, whole genome shotgun sequence genome encodes the following:
- the LOC113285825 gene encoding uncharacterized protein LOC113285825, whose amino-acid sequence MRPAKLYYDQYVLSSALGVQQGDPLRPLLFSLTLHPLVKTIASNCKLDLHAWYLDDGTIIGDTLEVSKALNIIETEGSGGPVSMDSKFISDMMINKVNKTVQLMSAIKKLKDPQSEMLLLCNCTGVSRLYFALRTTNPASLQQDTELFDDHLLKYLRLLVTGDGSGFGPLQQRLATLPKDGGLGIYTMADTRTYCYLASQSQTAAVQKVILGDLSSTNKGSSYQFALQYFIQACGLPSSYCVDDTAPPPPFHALPGSYLL is encoded by the exons ATGCGACCTGCTAAGCTCTACTACGACCAATATGTTTTGTCTTCTGCTCTTGGAGTCCAGCAGGGTGACCCTCTCCGTCCCTTGTTATTTTCTTTGACTCTACACCCTCTAGTGAAGACTATTGCCTCCAATTGCAAACTCGATTTGCAtgcctggtaccttgatgatggtacaatcATTGGTGATACACTTGAGGTGTCCAAAGCCTTGAACATAATAGAAACTGAAGGATCAG GTGGTCCTGTGAGTATGGATTCGAAATTTATTAGTGATATGATGATAAACAAAGTGAACAAGACTGTTCAACTTATGTCTgccatcaaaaaactcaaggatcctcaaagtgagatgctTTTACTTTGCAATTGCACGGGTgtttctagattatattttgctTTGCGAACTACCAATCCGGCATCCCTTCAACAAGACACCGAGCTTTTCGATGATCATTTGCTCAAGTACTTGAGACTTCTTGTTACTGGTGATGGTTCAGGTTTTGGTCCTTTGCAGCAGCGATTGGCTACCTTGCCCAAAGATGGTGGTTTAGGCATCTATACCATGGCAGACACCCGCACCTACTGTTATCTCGCTTCTCAGAGTCAGACGGCTGCAGTGCAAAAGGTGATTCTTGGTGACTTAtcctcaacaaacaaaggttcttCTTATCAGTTTGCTCTTCAGTACTTCATTCAGGCATGTGGACTACCTTCTTCTTATTGTGTCGACGAtactgccccccccccccccttccatgcactccctggcagttaCTTACTTTGA